One genomic window of Burkholderia diffusa includes the following:
- the eno gene encoding phosphopyruvate hydratase yields the protein MSAIVDIIGREILDSRGNPTVECDVLLESGTMGRAAVPSGASTGSREAIELRDGEAGRYNGKGVLKAVEHINTEISEAIMGLDASEQAFLDKTLLELDGTDNKSRLGANAMLAVSMAVAKAAAEEAGLPLYRYFGGSGAMQLPVPMMNIVNGGAHANNSLDIQEFMIVPVSQPTFREALRCGAEVFHALKKILSDRGMSTAVGDEGGFAPNFGSNDECLSTILQAIEKAGYRAGEDVLLALDCAASEFYHDGKYQLAGEGLQLSSAEFTDYLATLADKFPIVSIEDGMHESDWDGWKLLTERLGKKVQLVGDDLFVTNTRILKEGIEKGIANSILIKINQIGTLTETFAAIEMAKRAGYTAVISHRSGETEDSTIADIAVGLNAGQIKTGSLSRSDRISKYNQLLRIEEDLGDIASYPGKSAFYNLR from the coding sequence ATGAGTGCAATCGTAGATATCATCGGCCGCGAGATTCTGGATTCGCGCGGCAACCCCACCGTCGAATGCGACGTGCTGCTCGAATCGGGCACGATGGGCCGCGCGGCGGTGCCGTCGGGCGCGTCCACCGGCTCGCGTGAAGCGATCGAACTGCGCGACGGCGAAGCCGGCCGCTACAACGGCAAGGGCGTGCTGAAGGCCGTCGAGCACATCAACACCGAAATCTCCGAAGCCATCATGGGCCTCGACGCGTCGGAACAGGCGTTCCTCGACAAGACGCTGCTCGAGCTGGACGGCACCGACAACAAGTCGCGCCTCGGCGCGAACGCGATGCTGGCCGTATCGATGGCCGTCGCGAAGGCAGCGGCTGAAGAAGCCGGCCTGCCGCTGTACCGCTACTTCGGCGGCTCGGGCGCGATGCAACTCCCGGTTCCGATGATGAACATCGTCAACGGCGGCGCGCACGCGAACAACAGCCTCGACATCCAGGAATTCATGATCGTCCCGGTGAGCCAGCCGACGTTCCGTGAAGCCCTGCGTTGCGGCGCGGAAGTGTTCCACGCACTGAAGAAGATTCTGAGCGACCGCGGCATGAGCACGGCAGTCGGCGACGAAGGCGGCTTCGCGCCGAACTTCGGCAGCAACGACGAGTGCCTGTCGACGATCCTGCAGGCGATCGAGAAGGCAGGCTACCGTGCGGGTGAGGACGTGCTGCTCGCACTCGACTGCGCGGCATCGGAGTTCTACCACGACGGCAAGTACCAGCTCGCGGGCGAAGGTCTGCAACTGTCGTCGGCCGAATTCACCGACTACCTCGCGACGCTCGCCGACAAGTTCCCGATCGTGTCGATCGAGGACGGCATGCACGAAAGCGACTGGGACGGCTGGAAGCTGCTGACCGAGCGCCTCGGCAAGAAGGTTCAGCTCGTCGGCGACGATCTGTTCGTCACGAACACGCGCATCCTGAAGGAAGGCATCGAGAAGGGCATCGCGAACTCGATCCTCATCAAGATCAACCAGATCGGTACGTTGACCGAAACATTCGCGGCAATCGAAATGGCGAAGCGCGCAGGCTATACGGCCGTGATCTCGCACCGTTCGGGCGAAACGGAAGATTCGACGATCGCGGACATCGCGGTCGGCCTGAACGCCGGTCAGATCAAGACGGGCTCGCTGTCGCGCAGCGACCGTATCTCGAAGTACAACCAGCTGCTGCGCATCGAGGAAGACCTCGGCGATATCGCGAGCTACCCGGGCAAATCGGCTTTCTATAACCTGCGCTAA
- the hslO gene encoding Hsp33 family molecular chaperone HslO → MSDQLQKFMFNSAPVRGEIVSLRNTWQEVLSRRDYPAPVRTVLGEMMAACALLSANLKFHGTLIMQIFGDGPVQMLVVQCSSDLSMRATAKFAGDAAQTIGDDTHFASLVNASGHGRCVITLDPAEKLPGQQPYQGIVPLNGVDGPLESVSQVLEHYMHHSEQLDTRLWLAADRDRAVGMLLQKLPGDGGIVPRNAETDADTWERVCTLGGTLSAKELLEVEPEVVFRRLFWQENVQHFDPAGTRFQCSCSREKVGAMLRMLGRDEVDSVIVERGHVEIHCEFCNQRYEFDPVDVAQLFAAPELATGITPATDQRH, encoded by the coding sequence GTGAGCGACCAGTTACAGAAATTCATGTTCAATTCGGCACCCGTGCGCGGCGAAATCGTATCGCTGCGCAACACGTGGCAAGAGGTGCTTTCCCGCCGTGACTACCCTGCCCCGGTGCGCACGGTGCTCGGCGAGATGATGGCCGCGTGTGCGCTGCTGTCCGCGAACCTGAAATTTCACGGCACCCTGATCATGCAGATCTTCGGCGACGGGCCGGTCCAGATGCTGGTCGTCCAGTGCAGCTCGGACCTGTCGATGCGCGCGACGGCCAAGTTCGCCGGCGACGCCGCGCAGACGATCGGCGACGACACGCACTTCGCGTCGCTCGTCAACGCGAGCGGCCACGGCCGTTGCGTGATCACGCTCGACCCGGCCGAGAAGCTGCCGGGCCAGCAGCCTTACCAGGGCATCGTGCCGCTGAACGGTGTCGACGGTCCGCTCGAATCGGTGTCGCAAGTGCTGGAGCACTACATGCACCACTCGGAGCAGCTCGACACGAGGCTGTGGCTCGCGGCCGATCGCGACCGCGCGGTCGGCATGCTGCTGCAGAAGCTGCCGGGCGACGGCGGCATCGTGCCGCGCAACGCCGAGACCGACGCCGACACGTGGGAGCGCGTCTGCACGCTCGGCGGCACGCTGTCCGCGAAGGAACTGCTCGAGGTCGAACCGGAAGTCGTGTTCCGCCGGCTCTTCTGGCAGGAAAACGTGCAGCACTTCGATCCGGCCGGTACGCGCTTCCAGTGCTCGTGCTCGCGCGAAAAGGTTGGCGCGATGCTGCGCATGCTCGGCCGCGATGAAGTCGACAGCGTGATCGTCGAACGCGGACACGTCGAGATCCACTGCGAGTTCTGCAACCAGCGCTACGAGTTCGATCCGGTCGACGTCGCGCAACTGTTCGCCGCGCCGGAACTCGCGACCGGCATCACGCCCGCGACCGACCAGCGCCACTGA
- the ftsB gene encoding cell division protein FtsB, with the protein MRLVTVVLIALLALIQYPLWWGHGGWLRVHELRQQLGDQLQKNADEKLRNERIAGEVQDLQGGTAAIEERARYEMGMVKDGEVFVQFVSPNAPAAPLSNAPSNTSTRGTVSAAPVRVVPNPQSIAKPSRHHGGEKGKAAHH; encoded by the coding sequence ATGCGGCTTGTCACTGTCGTCCTGATTGCCTTGCTGGCGCTCATTCAGTACCCCCTATGGTGGGGACACGGCGGATGGTTGCGGGTGCACGAATTGCGCCAGCAGCTCGGCGATCAATTGCAGAAGAATGCGGACGAGAAGCTGCGCAACGAACGGATCGCGGGCGAAGTGCAGGATCTGCAGGGCGGTACCGCGGCCATCGAGGAGCGCGCGCGCTACGAAATGGGCATGGTGAAGGACGGCGAAGTATTCGTGCAGTTCGTGTCGCCGAATGCGCCAGCCGCGCCGCTGAGCAACGCGCCTTCGAACACGTCGACGCGCGGCACCGTGTCCGCGGCGCCCGTGCGTGTCGTGCCGAACCCGCAGTCGATCGCGAAGCCGTCGCGGCATCATGGCGGCGAGAAGGGCAAGGCCGCGCATCACTGA
- a CDS encoding gamma carbonic anhydrase family protein: MTIYKLGETAPTIHESVFVADTAAIIGKVVLEENASVWFSATIRGDNETITVGAGSNVQEGAVLHTDPGFPLTIAENVTIGHQAMLHGCTIGEGSLIGIQAVVLNGAVIGRNCLVGAGAVVTEGKTFPDNSLILGAPAKVVRELSADDIARLRANAKTYVERRAHFKEQLVRIG, encoded by the coding sequence GTGACGATCTACAAACTGGGCGAAACGGCCCCGACGATCCACGAAAGCGTATTCGTCGCCGATACGGCGGCCATCATCGGCAAGGTCGTGCTCGAGGAAAACGCGAGCGTATGGTTCAGCGCGACGATTCGCGGCGACAACGAGACGATCACGGTCGGTGCCGGCAGCAACGTCCAGGAAGGCGCGGTCTTGCATACGGACCCCGGCTTTCCTCTGACGATTGCCGAAAACGTGACGATCGGGCACCAGGCGATGCTGCACGGATGCACGATCGGCGAAGGTTCGCTGATCGGGATTCAAGCGGTGGTCTTGAATGGAGCAGTCATTGGCCGCAATTGTCTGGTTGGTGCCGGCGCGGTCGTGACGGAAGGCAAGACGTTCCCGGACAACTCGCTGATTCTCGGCGCGCCGGCGAAAGTCGTGCGCGAGCTGTCGGCAGACGACATCGCGCGGCTGCGCGCAAATGCCAAGACGTACGTCGAACGACGCGCGCATTTCAAGGAGCAACTCGTGCGGATCGGCTGA
- the kdsA gene encoding 3-deoxy-8-phosphooctulonate synthase, which translates to MKLCDFEVGLDQPFFLIAGTCVVESEQMTIDTAGRLKEICEKLNVPFIYKSSYDKANRSSGKSFRGLGMDEGLRILGEVKRQLGLPVLTDVHSIEEIEQVASVVDVLQTPAFLCRQTDFIHACARSGKPVNIKKGQFLAPHDMKNVIDKARDAAREAGLSEDRFMACERGVSFGYNNLVSDMRSLAIMRETSAPVVFDATHSVQLPGGQGTSSGGQREFVPVLARAAVATGVAGLFMETHPNPAEAKSDGPNAVPLNRMGALLETLVTLDQAVKRNPFLENDFN; encoded by the coding sequence ATGAAGCTGTGCGATTTCGAGGTCGGTCTCGACCAGCCTTTCTTCCTGATCGCGGGTACCTGCGTCGTCGAATCGGAGCAAATGACGATCGACACGGCGGGCCGCCTGAAGGAAATCTGCGAGAAGCTGAACGTTCCGTTCATCTACAAGTCGTCCTACGACAAGGCGAATCGCAGCTCGGGCAAGTCGTTTCGCGGCCTCGGAATGGACGAGGGGCTGCGGATCCTCGGCGAGGTGAAGCGCCAGCTCGGCCTGCCGGTGCTGACCGACGTGCATTCGATCGAGGAGATCGAGCAGGTCGCGTCGGTCGTCGACGTGCTGCAGACGCCCGCGTTCCTGTGCCGTCAGACCGACTTCATTCACGCGTGCGCGCGCTCGGGCAAGCCCGTCAACATCAAGAAGGGCCAGTTCCTCGCGCCGCACGACATGAAGAACGTGATCGACAAGGCGCGCGACGCGGCGCGTGAAGCCGGCCTGTCGGAAGACCGCTTCATGGCGTGCGAACGCGGCGTCTCGTTTGGCTACAACAACCTCGTGTCCGACATGCGTTCGCTCGCGATCATGCGCGAGACGAGCGCGCCGGTCGTGTTCGACGCGACCCACTCGGTGCAACTGCCGGGCGGGCAGGGCACGAGCTCGGGCGGCCAGCGCGAATTCGTGCCGGTGCTCGCGCGTGCCGCAGTCGCGACGGGTGTTGCGGGCCTGTTCATGGAAACGCACCCGAATCCGGCGGAAGCGAAGTCGGACGGCCCGAACGCGGTGCCGCTGAACCGGATGGGCGCGCTGCTGGAGACCCTCGTCACGCTCGACCAGGCGGTGAAGCGCAATCCGTTCCTGGAAAACGATTTCAACTAA